A single genomic interval of Nocardia bhagyanarayanae harbors:
- a CDS encoding anthranilate synthase component I: MPGASTPTTTTREQFHLLAAEHRVVPVTRKVLADSETPLSAYRKLAADRAGTFLFESAENGRSWSRWSFIGAGSPSALTVVDGEAAWLGNAPVDAPSGGDPLLALRETLQLLRTERLPDLPPLTGGMVGYLGYDAVRRIERLPNLAADDLQLPEMVLLLATDLAAFDHHEGAITLIANAVNWNGTADRVDEAYDDAVARLDRMTEALAAPAQSTVSVFDQPEPHYRRQRTSDEFGAGVRRLVKEIEAGEAFQVVLSQRFEMDYHGEPLDLYRMLRASNPSPYMYLIHVPDGEGGTAFSIVGSSPESLVTVKEGVATTHPIAGTRWRGLTEEDDLLLEKGLLADEKENAEHLMLVDLGRNDLGRVCQPGTVRVTEYRHIERYSHVMHLVSTVSGRLKPGKVALDAVSACFPAGTLSGAPKVRAMELIEELEPTRRGVYGGVVGYLDFAGDADTAIAIRTALLKDGVAYVQAGAGVVADSDPDYEDVESRNKAMAVLKAVAAAETVRAYGAASADADATPTGASGAANRDGGTL; encoded by the coding sequence ATGCCTGGCGCGTCCACTCCCACCACCACGACCCGCGAACAGTTCCATCTGCTCGCCGCGGAACACCGGGTGGTTCCTGTGACCCGAAAGGTGCTGGCGGACTCCGAAACTCCGCTGTCGGCCTATCGCAAGCTGGCCGCCGATCGGGCGGGCACCTTCCTGTTCGAGTCCGCCGAGAACGGACGGTCCTGGTCGCGCTGGTCGTTCATCGGCGCGGGCAGCCCGTCGGCGCTGACCGTGGTGGACGGCGAAGCGGCCTGGCTCGGCAACGCCCCGGTCGACGCACCCTCGGGCGGTGACCCGCTGCTCGCGTTGCGCGAGACGCTGCAGCTGTTGCGCACCGAGCGGCTGCCCGATCTGCCGCCGCTGACCGGCGGCATGGTCGGCTACCTCGGCTACGACGCGGTGCGCCGCATCGAGCGGCTGCCCAACCTGGCCGCCGACGACCTGCAGTTGCCCGAGATGGTGCTGCTGCTGGCCACCGACCTGGCCGCCTTCGACCACCACGAGGGCGCCATCACCCTGATCGCCAACGCCGTGAACTGGAACGGCACCGCCGACCGGGTAGACGAGGCCTACGACGACGCGGTCGCGCGGCTGGACCGGATGACCGAGGCGCTCGCCGCGCCCGCCCAGTCCACCGTCTCGGTCTTCGACCAGCCCGAGCCGCACTACCGCCGCCAGCGCACCTCCGACGAATTCGGCGCGGGCGTGCGCCGGTTGGTGAAGGAGATCGAGGCGGGCGAGGCGTTCCAAGTCGTGCTCTCCCAGCGATTCGAGATGGATTACCACGGCGAGCCGCTCGACCTGTACCGGATGCTGCGGGCCTCCAACCCGAGCCCGTACATGTACCTGATCCACGTCCCCGACGGTGAGGGCGGCACCGCCTTCTCCATCGTCGGCTCCAGCCCGGAATCGCTGGTGACCGTGAAGGAAGGCGTCGCGACCACGCACCCGATCGCGGGCACCCGCTGGCGCGGCCTCACCGAGGAGGACGACCTGCTGCTGGAGAAGGGCCTGCTCGCCGACGAGAAGGAGAACGCCGAGCACCTGATGCTCGTCGATCTCGGCCGCAACGATCTCGGGCGGGTCTGCCAGCCGGGCACGGTGCGCGTGACCGAGTACCGGCACATCGAGCGCTACAGCCACGTCATGCATTTGGTGTCGACGGTGTCGGGCCGGCTGAAGCCGGGCAAGGTCGCGTTGGACGCGGTGAGCGCCTGCTTCCCGGCGGGCACGCTCTCGGGCGCGCCGAAGGTGCGTGCGATGGAACTCATCGAGGAACTCGAGCCGACGCGGCGCGGCGTCTACGGCGGTGTCGTCGGCTACCTCGACTTCGCGGGCGACGCCGACACCGCGATCGCCATTCGCACCGCCCTGCTCAAGGACGGCGTCGCCTACGTCCAGGCGGGCGCGGGCGTGGTCGCCGATTCCGACCCGGACTACGAGGACGTGGAATCGCGCAACAAGGCGATGGCGGTGCTCAAGGCCGTCGCCGCCGCCGAGACCGTGCGCGCCTACGGCGCCGCGAGCGCCGACGCCGATGCCACGCCTACGGGCGCGTCCGGTGCGGCGAACCGAGACGGCGGAACCCTATGA
- the trpC gene encoding indole-3-glycerol phosphate synthase TrpC, with amino-acid sequence MTVLDSILDGVRADVAAREALVDFPAIKAAAAAAPAPLDARAALLEDGIGVIAEVKRASPSKGPLADIPDPASLAKAYEDGGARIISVLTEGRRFGGSLDDLDAVRATVDIPILRKDFVVGPYQIHEARAHGADVILLIVAALEQDVLSSLIDRTESLGMTALVEVHTEEEADRALVAGASVIGVNARNLKTLEVDRDVFARIAPGLPTEVIRIAESGIRGTADLLAYAGAGADAVLVGEGLVTSGDPRAAVSELVTAGTHPSCPKPARRGR; translated from the coding sequence ATGACGGTACTCGACTCGATTCTCGACGGGGTCCGCGCGGATGTGGCCGCTCGGGAAGCCCTCGTGGACTTCCCCGCCATCAAGGCCGCAGCCGCCGCCGCGCCCGCCCCGCTGGACGCGCGCGCCGCACTCCTTGAAGACGGCATCGGCGTCATCGCCGAGGTCAAGCGGGCAAGCCCGTCCAAGGGACCGCTGGCCGACATCCCGGACCCCGCGAGCCTGGCCAAGGCCTACGAGGACGGCGGCGCCCGCATCATCAGCGTGCTCACCGAGGGACGCCGTTTCGGCGGCTCGCTCGACGACCTGGACGCGGTGCGCGCCACCGTGGACATCCCGATCCTGCGCAAGGATTTCGTGGTCGGTCCCTACCAGATCCACGAGGCACGCGCGCACGGCGCCGACGTCATCCTGCTGATCGTCGCGGCGCTCGAGCAGGACGTGCTCTCCTCGCTCATCGATCGCACCGAATCGCTCGGCATGACCGCGCTGGTCGAGGTGCACACCGAGGAAGAGGCCGACCGCGCGCTCGTCGCGGGCGCGTCGGTGATCGGCGTGAACGCCCGCAACCTCAAGACGCTCGAGGTGGATCGCGACGTGTTCGCCCGCATCGCCCCCGGGCTGCCCACCGAGGTCATCCGGATCGCCGAGTCCGGCATCCGCGGCACCGCCGACCTGCTGGCCTACGCCGGCGCGGGCGCGGACGCCGTGCTCGTCGGCGAGGGTCTGGTGACCAGCGGCGACCCGCGCGCGGCGGTGTCCGAGCTGGTGACCGCGGGCACCCACCCGTCCTGCCCCAAGCCGGCCCGGCGGGGGCGGTGA
- the trpB gene encoding tryptophan synthase subunit beta, with protein sequence MAVHGLPQASAGVAHPSTHEPDLGGHFGVYGGRHVPEALMAVIEEVTAEYEKCRADHTFLDELDRLQRDYTGRPSPVFECQRLAEHAGGARILLKREDLNHTGSHKINNVLGQALLAKRMGKTRVIAETGAGQHGVATATACALLGLDCVIYMGAVDTARQALNVARMRLLGAEVISVTTGSQTLKDAINEALRDWVTNAEQTYYCFGTAAGPHPFPLMVRDLQRVVGLEARQQVQDLTGRLPDAVTACVGGGSNAIGIFHAFLDDSAVRLIGYEAAGDGVDTGRHAATFTGGTPGAFQGAYSYLLQDEDGQTIESHSISAGLDYPGVGPEHAYLKDIGRAEYQPITDTEAMDALLLLSRAEGIIPAIESAHAVAGALKLGKELGPGAIILVNLSGRGDKDMDTAARWFGLFDAPQETES encoded by the coding sequence ATGGCGGTGCACGGTCTACCTCAGGCCAGCGCGGGCGTCGCTCACCCGAGCACGCACGAACCGGATCTCGGCGGCCACTTCGGCGTCTACGGCGGCAGGCACGTGCCCGAGGCGCTGATGGCGGTGATCGAGGAGGTCACCGCAGAGTACGAGAAGTGCCGCGCCGACCACACCTTCCTCGACGAGCTCGACCGCCTGCAGCGCGACTACACCGGCCGTCCTTCGCCGGTGTTCGAGTGCCAGCGGCTGGCCGAGCACGCGGGCGGGGCGCGCATCCTGCTCAAGCGCGAGGATCTGAACCACACCGGCTCGCACAAGATCAACAACGTGCTCGGCCAGGCGCTGCTGGCCAAGCGGATGGGCAAGACCCGCGTCATCGCGGAGACCGGCGCGGGCCAGCACGGCGTCGCCACCGCCACCGCGTGCGCGCTGCTCGGCCTGGACTGCGTCATCTACATGGGCGCGGTCGACACCGCGCGCCAAGCGCTGAACGTGGCGCGGATGCGGCTGCTCGGCGCCGAGGTGATCTCGGTGACCACCGGCTCGCAGACGCTCAAGGACGCCATCAACGAGGCGCTGCGCGACTGGGTCACCAACGCCGAGCAGACCTACTACTGCTTCGGCACGGCCGCGGGCCCGCACCCGTTCCCGCTCATGGTGCGCGACCTCCAGCGCGTCGTCGGCCTCGAGGCGCGCCAGCAGGTGCAGGACCTGACCGGCAGGCTGCCCGACGCGGTGACCGCGTGCGTCGGCGGCGGCTCCAACGCGATCGGCATCTTCCACGCCTTCCTCGACGATTCGGCCGTCCGGCTGATCGGCTACGAGGCGGCGGGCGACGGCGTCGACACCGGCAGGCACGCCGCGACCTTCACCGGCGGAACGCCGGGCGCGTTCCAGGGCGCCTACTCGTACCTGCTGCAGGACGAGGACGGCCAGACCATCGAATCCCATTCCATCTCCGCGGGATTGGACTACCCGGGCGTCGGCCCCGAGCACGCCTACCTCAAGGACATCGGCCGCGCCGAGTACCAGCCCATCACCGACACCGAGGCGATGGACGCGCTGCTGCTGCTCAGCCGCGCCGAGGGCATCATCCCGGCGATCGAGTCCGCGCACGCCGTCGCCGGCGCGCTGAAGCTCGGCAAGGAACTCGGCCCCGGCGCGATCATCCTGGTCAACCTGTCCGGCCGCGGCGACAAGGACATGGACACCGCGGCCCGCTGGTTCGGGCTGTTCGACGCACCGCAGGAGACCGAGTCGTGA
- the trpA gene encoding tryptophan synthase subunit alpha has product MSQQSRLANTFAAARAENRAALIGYLPAGYPDLAGSIDVCRAMVESGCDIIEVGVAYSDPVMDGPTIQAAAEQALRGGVRVRDVFTVVESIAEAGGKAVVMTYWNPVLKYGVDRFARDLAAAGGAGLITPNLIPEEADDWFVASAAHDLDRIFLVAPSSTEERLVKTLEASRGFIYASSTMGVTGARDVVSSAAPALCARVRAHSDIPIGVGLGVRNGAQAAEIASYADGVIVGSALVTAAADGLDAVRALTRELAEGVRSATVAS; this is encoded by the coding sequence GTGAGTCAGCAGTCCCGTCTCGCCAACACCTTCGCCGCGGCGCGCGCGGAGAACCGTGCCGCGCTCATCGGCTACCTGCCCGCGGGCTACCCGGACCTGGCCGGTTCCATCGACGTGTGCCGCGCGATGGTCGAATCCGGTTGCGACATCATCGAAGTCGGCGTCGCCTACTCCGACCCGGTGATGGACGGCCCGACCATCCAGGCCGCCGCCGAGCAGGCGCTGCGCGGCGGGGTGCGGGTGCGCGACGTGTTCACGGTGGTCGAGTCGATCGCCGAGGCGGGCGGCAAGGCCGTGGTGATGACCTACTGGAACCCGGTGCTCAAGTACGGCGTCGACCGTTTCGCGCGCGATCTGGCCGCGGCGGGCGGCGCGGGCCTCATCACCCCGAACCTCATCCCGGAGGAGGCCGACGACTGGTTCGTCGCCTCCGCCGCGCACGATCTGGACCGCATCTTCCTCGTCGCGCCGTCCTCCACCGAGGAGCGACTGGTGAAGACGCTCGAGGCGAGCCGCGGTTTCATCTACGCGTCCTCGACCATGGGCGTCACCGGCGCGCGCGACGTGGTGTCCTCCGCGGCGCCCGCGCTGTGCGCCCGGGTGCGCGCCCACTCCGACATCCCGATCGGCGTCGGTCTCGGCGTCCGCAACGGCGCGCAGGCCGCCGAGATCGCGAGCTACGCCGACGGCGTGATCGTGGGTTCGGCGCTGGTCACGGCGGCGGCCGATGGGCTGGACGCGGTGCGCGCGCTGACGCGCGAACTCGCCGAGGGCGTGCGCTCGGCGACCGTCGCCTCGTAG
- the lgt gene encoding prolipoprotein diacylglyceryl transferase gives MTLRSDVLAYIPSPPQGVWQLGPIPLRAYALCIILGIVVAIWWGERRWQERGGQPGTVLDVAMFAVPFGLVGGRLYHVATDWKKYFGAGGNPIEALYIWQGGLGIWGAVFLGGVGAWIGCRVYRIPLPAFGDAIAPPILLAQAIGRLGNWFNQELYGRETTVPWGLEIYPRFDANGDPDPMNGVSNDVVEKIVHPTFLYELLWNVLIVVLLVQIDKRWRIGHGRLFALYVAGYSFGRFFVELMRDDEATLIAGIRVNSFTSALVFLAAIAYFVFATKGRETADQLQPGAMNRPWPWQIGALRAAGASEATAGGGVALTKESAKDAEGESDSDSAEDRSGASGEATSEKSSAVAESSADTDVSPDVDESTEDAKGVGEKSTADTGK, from the coding sequence GTGACCTTACGAAGCGATGTGCTGGCCTACATTCCCAGCCCCCCGCAGGGCGTGTGGCAACTCGGGCCGATCCCGTTACGGGCCTACGCCCTGTGCATCATCCTCGGCATCGTCGTCGCCATCTGGTGGGGCGAGCGGCGCTGGCAGGAGCGCGGCGGTCAGCCGGGCACGGTGCTGGACGTCGCCATGTTCGCGGTGCCGTTCGGTTTGGTCGGCGGGCGCCTCTACCACGTGGCCACGGACTGGAAGAAGTACTTCGGCGCGGGCGGCAACCCGATCGAGGCGCTCTATATCTGGCAGGGCGGCCTCGGCATCTGGGGCGCGGTGTTCCTCGGCGGCGTCGGCGCCTGGATCGGCTGCCGGGTGTACCGAATCCCGCTACCCGCCTTCGGCGACGCCATCGCGCCGCCGATCCTGCTCGCCCAGGCCATCGGCCGCCTCGGCAACTGGTTCAACCAGGAGCTCTACGGCCGCGAGACCACCGTGCCCTGGGGTCTGGAGATCTACCCGAGGTTCGACGCCAACGGCGATCCCGACCCGATGAACGGCGTCTCCAACGATGTCGTCGAGAAGATCGTGCACCCGACGTTCCTCTACGAGTTGCTCTGGAACGTGCTGATCGTGGTGCTGCTCGTGCAGATCGACAAGCGCTGGCGAATCGGCCACGGGCGTCTGTTCGCGCTCTACGTCGCGGGATACAGCTTCGGCCGGTTCTTCGTGGAGCTGATGCGCGACGACGAGGCCACCTTGATCGCGGGCATCCGCGTCAACTCGTTCACCTCGGCGCTCGTCTTCCTCGCGGCCATCGCCTATTTCGTGTTCGCGACCAAGGGACGCGAGACCGCGGATCAATTGCAGCCCGGCGCGATGAACCGGCCGTGGCCGTGGCAGATCGGCGCGTTGCGCGCCGCGGGCGCTTCGGAGGCGACGGCCGGGGGCGGCGTAGCGCTGACCAAGGAGTCCGCGAAAGACGCCGAGGGCGAATCGGACTCGGACTCGGCGGAGGACCGGTCTGGTGCATCCGGTGAGGCGACTTCGGAGAAGTCCTCCGCGGTCGCGGAGTCGTCCGCGGATACGGATGTCTCCCCGGACGTGGACGAGTCCACCGAGGACGCGAAGGGAGTGGGCGAGAAGTCCACCGCCGACACGGGCAAGTAG
- a CDS encoding TM2 domain-containing protein: MTDPYQNNQGFGGPQYGPPGTGPDLNKDASGQQYGQPADPYGQQQFGGQQPGGYPPAAPYGQPLPQGYNPADPEAPYGRDMMGVPFSDKQKMIAGILQLLIGSLGIGRFYLGYTTIGILQIVTCGGCGIWSLIDAIMILTGKVPDANGRPLRE, encoded by the coding sequence GTGACCGACCCTTACCAGAACAACCAGGGCTTCGGCGGCCCGCAGTACGGCCCGCCCGGTACCGGACCGGACCTGAACAAGGACGCTTCGGGCCAGCAGTACGGGCAGCCCGCCGACCCGTACGGTCAGCAGCAGTTCGGCGGCCAGCAGCCGGGTGGTTACCCGCCTGCCGCGCCGTACGGCCAGCCCCTGCCGCAGGGCTACAACCCGGCCGACCCGGAGGCCCCGTACGGCCGTGACATGATGGGCGTGCCGTTCTCCGACAAGCAGAAGATGATCGCGGGCATCCTGCAGCTGCTGATCGGCAGTCTCGGTATCGGTCGCTTCTACCTTGGTTACACCACCATCGGCATCCTGCAGATCGTCACCTGCGGTGGTTGCGGTATCTGGTCGCTCATCGACGCGATCATGATCCTCACCGGCAAGGTGCCCGACGCCAACGGGCGACCCCTGCGGGAATGA
- a CDS encoding amino acid ABC transporter substrate-binding protein, with amino-acid sequence MRRKLFAAAMLAIVAATGLTACGSGDDPNVLKVGTEGTYSPFSYQGSDGALTGYDVDVVRAVADKLGRKVEFVQTPWDAIFAGLESKRFDLVANQVSITEERKNKYELSQPYTTSEGVIVTRADNNAITSLADLAGKTSAQSATSNWSAVAAGAGAKVEAVEGWVQAIQLLKNGRVDCTVNDNLVFNEYTKTSGDKSVKIAARTGETSTMGFAARKGDPLIAEVNRALDELRAEGRLAQISDKYFGVDVSK; translated from the coding sequence GTGCGTCGCAAGCTGTTCGCCGCCGCCATGCTCGCCATCGTCGCCGCCACGGGCCTCACCGCCTGCGGCAGCGGTGACGACCCGAACGTGCTGAAAGTCGGCACCGAGGGCACCTACTCGCCGTTCAGCTACCAGGGCTCCGACGGCGCGCTCACCGGCTACGACGTCGACGTGGTCCGCGCCGTGGCCGACAAGCTCGGCCGCAAGGTCGAATTCGTGCAGACCCCGTGGGACGCGATCTTCGCGGGCCTGGAGTCCAAGCGCTTCGATCTGGTCGCCAACCAGGTCTCGATCACCGAGGAGCGCAAGAACAAGTACGAGCTCTCCCAGCCGTACACGACCTCCGAGGGCGTGATCGTCACCCGCGCCGACAACAACGCCATCACCTCGCTCGCCGATCTCGCGGGCAAGACCTCCGCCCAGTCCGCCACCAGCAACTGGAGTGCGGTCGCCGCTGGCGCGGGCGCGAAGGTGGAGGCCGTCGAGGGCTGGGTGCAGGCCATCCAGCTGCTGAAGAACGGCCGCGTCGACTGCACCGTCAACGACAACCTGGTGTTCAACGAGTACACCAAGACCTCCGGCGACAAGTCGGTGAAGATCGCCGCGCGGACCGGCGAGACCAGCACGATGGGCTTCGCCGCCCGCAAGGGCGACCCGTTGATCGCCGAGGTGAATCGCGCGCTGGACGAACTGCGCGCCGAAGGCAGGCTGGCGCAGATCTCGGACAAGTACTTCGGCGTCGACGTCAGCAAGTAG
- a CDS encoding amino acid ABC transporter permease, which produces MDAATRELIWRNLWPMLEATVTKTIPLTAISFVIGLVLALFVALARMSPTWLLSAPARFYISIIRGTPLLVQLFIVFYALPQFDIVIDPFPAAVIAFSLNVGGYAAEVVRAAILSVAHGQWEAAQALGMSYPMMLRLIILPQAARIAVPPLSNTLISLVKDTSLASTILVTELLRTAQLAAAPTFDFFALYGVAALYYWVICLILGFGQTRLETRLSRHVAR; this is translated from the coding sequence GTGGACGCCGCGACCCGGGAGCTGATCTGGCGCAATCTGTGGCCGATGCTCGAGGCCACCGTCACCAAGACCATTCCGCTCACCGCGATCAGCTTCGTGATCGGTTTGGTGCTCGCGCTGTTCGTCGCGCTGGCGCGGATGTCGCCGACCTGGCTGCTGTCCGCGCCCGCGCGCTTCTACATCTCGATCATCCGTGGCACGCCGCTGCTGGTGCAGCTGTTCATCGTGTTCTACGCGCTGCCGCAGTTCGACATCGTCATCGATCCGTTCCCCGCGGCCGTGATCGCGTTCAGCCTGAACGTCGGCGGTTACGCGGCCGAGGTGGTGCGCGCCGCGATCCTGTCGGTCGCGCACGGCCAGTGGGAGGCGGCGCAGGCGCTCGGCATGTCGTATCCGATGATGCTGCGGCTGATCATCCTGCCGCAGGCCGCGCGTATCGCGGTGCCGCCGCTGTCGAACACGCTCATCTCGCTGGTCAAGGACACCTCACTGGCCTCGACCATCCTGGTCACCGAACTGCTGCGCACCGCCCAGCTGGCGGCCGCGCCGACCTTCGACTTCTTCGCCCTCTACGGGGTGGCCGCGCTGTACTACTGGGTCATCTGCCTGATCCTCGGCTTCGGTCAGACGCGCCTGGAGACCCGCCTTTCCCGGCACGTGGCGAGGTGA
- the pyk gene encoding pyruvate kinase encodes MMRRTKIVCTLGPATATEDRIRELVESGMDVARLNFSHGEHADHAENYKKVRQASDHVGRAVGILADLQGPKIRLGRFTEGRTVWATGEEVRITVDDVDGSHSRVSTTYKELAKDAKPGDRLLVDDGKVGLTVTAVDGNDVVCRVTEGGPVSNNKGVSLPGMDVSVPALSEKDIEDLEFALKLGVDFIALSFVRSPSDVELVHDVMDRVGRRVPVIGKLEKPEAIDNLEAIVLAFDAIMVARGDLGVELPLEQVPLVQKKAIQMARENAKPVIVATQMLESMIENSRPTRAEASDVANAVLDGADAVMLSGETSVGAYPIETVRTMARIVHAVEAESSTRVPPLTHVPRTKRGVISYAARDIGERLNAKALVAFTQSGDTVRRLARLHTPLPLLAFTPLPEVRSQLALTWGTETFIVPTVKTTDAMIHQVDQALLSMDRYKKGDLVVIVAGSPPGTVGSTNLIHVHRIGEEDH; translated from the coding sequence GTGATGCGACGGACGAAGATTGTGTGCACGCTCGGCCCGGCCACTGCCACCGAGGACCGTATCCGCGAACTCGTCGAGAGCGGGATGGACGTTGCGCGGTTGAACTTCAGCCACGGCGAGCACGCGGACCACGCCGAGAACTACAAGAAGGTGCGTCAGGCCTCGGACCACGTCGGCAGAGCGGTCGGCATCCTCGCCGATCTACAGGGCCCCAAGATCCGGCTCGGCCGGTTCACCGAGGGCCGCACGGTGTGGGCGACCGGCGAGGAAGTGCGCATCACCGTCGACGACGTGGACGGTAGCCACAGCCGCGTCTCGACCACCTACAAGGAGCTGGCCAAGGACGCCAAGCCCGGCGACCGCCTGCTCGTCGACGACGGCAAGGTCGGCCTGACGGTGACCGCCGTCGACGGCAACGACGTGGTGTGCCGCGTGACCGAGGGCGGGCCGGTCTCCAACAACAAGGGCGTCTCGCTGCCCGGCATGGACGTCTCGGTGCCCGCGCTGTCCGAGAAGGACATCGAGGACCTGGAGTTCGCGCTGAAGCTGGGCGTCGACTTCATCGCGCTCTCCTTCGTGCGCTCGCCCTCCGACGTCGAGCTGGTGCACGACGTGATGGACCGGGTGGGCAGGCGCGTGCCGGTGATCGGCAAGCTGGAGAAGCCCGAGGCGATCGACAACCTCGAGGCGATCGTGCTGGCCTTCGACGCGATCATGGTCGCGCGCGGCGACCTCGGCGTCGAGCTGCCCCTGGAGCAGGTCCCGCTCGTGCAGAAAAAGGCCATTCAGATGGCCAGGGAGAACGCCAAGCCGGTCATCGTCGCGACCCAGATGCTGGAGTCGATGATCGAGAACTCGCGCCCGACCCGCGCCGAGGCCTCGGACGTGGCCAACGCGGTGCTCGATGGCGCGGACGCGGTCATGCTGTCCGGTGAGACCTCGGTCGGCGCGTACCCGATCGAGACGGTGCGCACCATGGCGCGGATCGTGCACGCGGTCGAGGCGGAGTCCTCCACCCGGGTGCCGCCGCTGACCCACGTGCCGCGCACCAAGCGCGGCGTCATCTCCTACGCGGCGCGCGACATCGGCGAGCGGCTCAACGCCAAGGCGCTGGTGGCGTTCACCCAGTCCGGCGACACCGTGCGCCGCCTGGCCCGGCTGCACACCCCGCTGCCGCTGCTGGCCTTCACCCCGCTGCCCGAGGTGCGCAGCCAGCTCGCGTTGACCTGGGGCACCGAGACGTTCATCGTGCCGACGGTGAAGACCACCGACGCCATGATCCATCAGGTGGACCAGGCGCTGCTGTCGATGGACCGATACAAGAAAGGTGATCTGGTGGTCATTGTGGCGGGCTCCCCGCCCGGTACTGTCGGTTCCACCAACCTGATCCACGTGCACCGTATCGGTGAGGAGGACCATTAG
- a CDS encoding acyl-CoA thioesterase translates to MDTDVFVGHHPEKVWSRTFGGQLVAQAIMAAGRTVGDRPVHAVNAHFVRGGDPKQPIEYRVDRHRDGRSFANRTVTAVQDDQELFVMLAAFQDWGKGLEHAHPHPEVPDPEQLPRVEESFEGLEDKLEMFVNAPHPIDMRYTNDPAWILKGTGERLNHNRVWMRADGKLPDDPLIHVATLGYSSDTTVLDSIITTHGLSWGLDRIVAATVNHSIWFHRPFRFDDWALYSTESPVAAGSRGLATGRFYSRSGELLATTVQEGLIRHFPSRR, encoded by the coding sequence ATGGACACCGACGTCTTCGTCGGTCACCATCCGGAGAAGGTCTGGAGCCGGACCTTCGGCGGACAGCTGGTCGCGCAGGCGATCATGGCGGCCGGTCGCACCGTGGGCGACCGGCCGGTGCATGCCGTGAACGCGCACTTCGTGCGGGGCGGCGATCCGAAGCAGCCGATCGAATACCGGGTCGACCGGCACCGTGACGGCCGTTCCTTCGCCAATCGCACGGTCACCGCGGTGCAGGACGATCAGGAACTGTTCGTCATGCTGGCCGCCTTCCAGGACTGGGGCAAGGGACTCGAGCACGCGCATCCCCACCCCGAGGTGCCGGATCCCGAGCAGCTGCCGCGCGTCGAGGAGAGCTTCGAAGGCTTGGAGGACAAGCTGGAGATGTTCGTCAACGCGCCGCACCCGATCGACATGCGCTACACCAACGACCCGGCCTGGATCCTGAAGGGCACGGGGGAGCGGCTCAACCACAACCGCGTCTGGATGCGCGCCGACGGCAAGCTACCCGACGATCCGCTGATCCACGTCGCCACGCTCGGCTACTCGTCCGACACCACGGTGCTCGACTCGATCATCACCACGCACGGCCTGTCCTGGGGGCTGGACCGGATCGTCGCGGCCACCGTGAACCACTCCATCTGGTTCCACCGTCCGTTCCGCTTCGACGACTGGGCCCTGTATTCCACCGAGTCGCCGGTCGCGGCCGGCTCGCGGGGCCTGGCCACCGGCCGGTTCTACTCGCGCAGCGGTGAGCTTCTCGCCACCACGGTGCAGGAGGGCCTGATCCGCCACTTCCCGTCCCGGCGGTGA
- a CDS encoding low molecular weight phosphatase family protein translates to MHVLFVCNGNVCRSVIAERLTRALAVEHDLAGLTAESAGTRALVGFPIEPLTAQTISGLGADPEGFRARKLKPEMIDRADLVLAMTEQIREQASDMAFGAAARTFTLLEAHRIAKVTGARTVADLNLARNDLSLVGRENIADPVGLSEAAYCEVGDRIAEALVPLMLALAPHEQTRPEDDDRTGLVLQPGAAPAPLSAFLAAQRIR, encoded by the coding sequence ATGCACGTCCTGTTCGTCTGCAACGGCAATGTCTGCCGTTCGGTGATCGCCGAGCGGCTCACCCGCGCTCTCGCCGTCGAACACGACCTCGCCGGTCTCACCGCGGAAAGCGCGGGCACCCGCGCGCTGGTCGGATTCCCCATCGAACCGCTCACCGCACAAACCATTTCCGGTCTCGGCGCGGATCCGGAGGGCTTCCGCGCACGCAAACTGAAGCCGGAAATGATCGACCGCGCCGATCTCGTGCTCGCGATGACCGAACAAATCCGAGAACAAGCCTCCGACATGGCATTCGGCGCCGCCGCACGTACTTTCACGCTGCTGGAGGCGCACCGGATCGCCAAAGTCACCGGCGCGCGCACGGTCGCCGACCTGAACCTGGCCCGCAACGATCTGTCCTTGGTCGGCAGGGAGAACATCGCCGACCCGGTCGGCCTTTCCGAGGCCGCCTACTGCGAAGTCGGCGACCGCATCGCCGAAGCGCTGGTACCGCTGATGCTCGCGCTGGCGCCGCACGAACAAACCCGGCCCGAAGACGACGACCGCACGGGACTCGTACTGCAACCGGGCGCCGCGCCCGCACCGCTCTCGGCTTTCCTGGCGGCGCAGCGCATCCGGTGA